The following proteins come from a genomic window of Salvelinus sp. IW2-2015 unplaced genomic scaffold, ASM291031v2 Un_scaffold904, whole genome shotgun sequence:
- the LOC112069080 gene encoding mRNA decay activator protein ZFP36L1 isoform X1, translating to MTATIVPPFLEYTDVNKNNKMLNYNNNTFGGPHNNGSSLLDRKAVGGSGLLQNCDSVTLPNAKFNQNQFINSLKVDPFSLLIGGCGSKNKENCFRDRSFSETGERLKPGSQLQALGIGQGQQQVNSSRYKTELCRPFEENGSCKYGDKCQFAHGMQELRSLSRHPKYKTELCRTFHTMGFCPYGPRCHFIHNAEERRGPPPPLSTFNKMERPRLQHSFSFAGFPSQGGLQVSPTSVTPPPISTDEDMSDWPNKPFTYTSQELANLFGPSLGGGLPVLEPGLLTPATPSPTAPCFFRPMSESPASPPDSLSDLEGYQSSQSGSESPSLDASRRLPIFSRLSVSDD from the exons ATGACAGCAACTATCGTTCCTCCTTTCTTAGAATACACCGACGTGAACAAG AACAATAAGATGTtgaattacaacaacaacacttTCGGTGGGCCCCACAACAACGGCTCCTCCTTGCTGGACAGGAAGGCGGTGGGGGGCAGTGGGCTGTTGCAGAACTGTGACTCAGTCACCCTTCCCAACGCTAAATTCAACCAGAACCAGTTCATCAACAGTCTGAAGGTGGACCCCTTCTCGCTCCTGATTGGTGGTTGCGGCAGTAAAAACAAGGAGAACTGCTTCCGAGATCGCTCCTTCTCAGAGACCGGGGAGCGCCTCAAGCCGGGCAGTCAGCTCCAAGCTCTCGGCATCGGACAGGGCCAGCAGCAGGTCAACTCCAGCCGCTACAAGACGGAGCTGTGCCGGCCCTTCGAGGAGAATGGCTCCTGCAAGTATGGTGACAAGTGCCAGTTTGCCCACGGCATGCAAGAGCTGCGCAGCCTGAGCCGCCACCCCAAGTACAAGACAGAGTTGTGTCGCACCTTCCACACTATGGGCTTCTGCCCCTATGGCCCGCGCTGCCACTTCATCCACAACGCAGAGGAGCGCCGCGGCCCACCGCCACCCCTCTCCACTTTCAACAAGATGGAGCGCCCTCGCCTCCAGCACAGCTTCAGCTTCGCTGGCTTCCCGAGCCAGGGCGGTCTGCAGGTCAGCCCCACCTCGGTCACCCCGCCACCTATCTCCACCGATGAGGACATGAGTGACTGGCCCAACAAACCCTTCACCTACACCAGCCAGGAGCTGGCCAACCTGTTCGGGCCCAGCTTAGGGGGGGGCCTCCCTGTCTTGGAGCCTGGTCTGCTGACCCCGGCAACGCCCTCCCCCACCGCCCCCTGCTTCTTCCGGCCCATGTCGGAGTCTCCCGCCAGTCCCCCGGACTCTCTCTCAGACCTGGAGGGCTACCAGAGCAGTCAGAGCGGCTCTGAGTCCCCCAGCCTGGACGCCTCACGCCGCCTGCCCATCTTCAGCAGGCTCTCCGTCTCTGATGATTAG
- the LOC112069080 gene encoding mRNA decay activator protein ZFP36L1 isoform X2 codes for MLNYNNNTFGGPHNNGSSLLDRKAVGGSGLLQNCDSVTLPNAKFNQNQFINSLKVDPFSLLIGGCGSKNKENCFRDRSFSETGERLKPGSQLQALGIGQGQQQVNSSRYKTELCRPFEENGSCKYGDKCQFAHGMQELRSLSRHPKYKTELCRTFHTMGFCPYGPRCHFIHNAEERRGPPPPLSTFNKMERPRLQHSFSFAGFPSQGGLQVSPTSVTPPPISTDEDMSDWPNKPFTYTSQELANLFGPSLGGGLPVLEPGLLTPATPSPTAPCFFRPMSESPASPPDSLSDLEGYQSSQSGSESPSLDASRRLPIFSRLSVSDD; via the coding sequence ATGTtgaattacaacaacaacacttTCGGTGGGCCCCACAACAACGGCTCCTCCTTGCTGGACAGGAAGGCGGTGGGGGGCAGTGGGCTGTTGCAGAACTGTGACTCAGTCACCCTTCCCAACGCTAAATTCAACCAGAACCAGTTCATCAACAGTCTGAAGGTGGACCCCTTCTCGCTCCTGATTGGTGGTTGCGGCAGTAAAAACAAGGAGAACTGCTTCCGAGATCGCTCCTTCTCAGAGACCGGGGAGCGCCTCAAGCCGGGCAGTCAGCTCCAAGCTCTCGGCATCGGACAGGGCCAGCAGCAGGTCAACTCCAGCCGCTACAAGACGGAGCTGTGCCGGCCCTTCGAGGAGAATGGCTCCTGCAAGTATGGTGACAAGTGCCAGTTTGCCCACGGCATGCAAGAGCTGCGCAGCCTGAGCCGCCACCCCAAGTACAAGACAGAGTTGTGTCGCACCTTCCACACTATGGGCTTCTGCCCCTATGGCCCGCGCTGCCACTTCATCCACAACGCAGAGGAGCGCCGCGGCCCACCGCCACCCCTCTCCACTTTCAACAAGATGGAGCGCCCTCGCCTCCAGCACAGCTTCAGCTTCGCTGGCTTCCCGAGCCAGGGCGGTCTGCAGGTCAGCCCCACCTCGGTCACCCCGCCACCTATCTCCACCGATGAGGACATGAGTGACTGGCCCAACAAACCCTTCACCTACACCAGCCAGGAGCTGGCCAACCTGTTCGGGCCCAGCTTAGGGGGGGGCCTCCCTGTCTTGGAGCCTGGTCTGCTGACCCCGGCAACGCCCTCCCCCACCGCCCCCTGCTTCTTCCGGCCCATGTCGGAGTCTCCCGCCAGTCCCCCGGACTCTCTCTCAGACCTGGAGGGCTACCAGAGCAGTCAGAGCGGCTCTGAGTCCCCCAGCCTGGACGCCTCACGCCGCCTGCCCATCTTCAGCAGGCTCTCCGTCTCTGATGATTAG